In one Gemmatimonadota bacterium genomic region, the following are encoded:
- a CDS encoding S9 family peptidase has translation MFGKRSSSNLQFHRVAAGVALVCAFTAITSARAQNSASAPRLRQFTSVAIAPDGQHLAWIGPDSPRGETIAVELAANGGKGAPVAVALPGADRGSMSELAWSADSRQLLIRATTSSGTPALYVSAATGGPARRVATVTGSVHDARFSPDASRIAVLYSSPSEEANGPTQATPRDTGAMDTHIDRQHLAIVDVATGKLKVISKPDVYVYEYDWSPNGKEFVVSAANGSGNNNWWVARLDGIDATTGAEREIAKPKVQIAQPTWSPDGKQIAFIGGLMSDQGSTGGDIYTVPATGGVARDITPSITVSAGAFRWRSPESILATMWSHGGSEIATVDARTGAVAALWSADEAIAAGRVRGLPVISATSNGSTVALVRESLSTPPEIWVGPIGHWTQITHVNTGVTPSWGKSASVHWRSDRFDVQGLLIYPRDFDASKHYPMIVYIHGGPSSAFAPTFIDASAEQAVLSRAGYFVFMPNPRGSYGQGEAFTKANVKDFGYGDLRDVMAGVDTVIARYPVDAKRLGVTGWSYGGFMTMWTVTQTTRFKAAVAGAGISNWLSYTGENQISEWMVPFFGATAYEDPAVYAKSSPINFISHAKTPTLIIVGERDAECPSPQSFEFWRGLQHVGVKTQLVVYPDEGHHFANPVHQRDMLNRSVAWFNQYLK, from the coding sequence TTGTTCGGAAAGCGCTCGTCATCGAATCTGCAATTCCATCGCGTAGCGGCAGGCGTCGCACTTGTCTGCGCATTCACCGCCATCACTTCCGCACGAGCGCAGAATAGCGCTTCAGCACCGCGCCTCCGACAGTTCACCAGCGTAGCGATCGCGCCGGACGGGCAGCACCTGGCCTGGATCGGACCGGATTCGCCGCGGGGCGAAACCATAGCGGTCGAACTTGCAGCCAACGGCGGCAAGGGTGCCCCGGTAGCCGTAGCGCTGCCGGGTGCGGATCGCGGAAGCATGTCGGAGCTCGCATGGTCAGCCGATAGCAGGCAACTCCTGATACGAGCTACGACGAGCAGCGGGACGCCCGCGCTCTACGTTTCCGCTGCCACCGGTGGTCCGGCGCGCCGAGTCGCGACGGTGACGGGATCGGTACATGATGCGCGTTTCTCGCCGGATGCGTCGCGCATCGCGGTTCTGTATTCCTCACCATCCGAAGAAGCGAACGGGCCGACCCAGGCGACACCGCGTGATACGGGCGCGATGGACACGCACATTGACCGGCAGCATCTCGCAATCGTGGATGTCGCGACGGGCAAGCTCAAAGTCATTTCGAAACCCGACGTCTACGTGTACGAGTACGACTGGTCGCCGAACGGGAAGGAATTCGTCGTGAGCGCGGCCAACGGATCGGGCAACAACAACTGGTGGGTGGCGCGTCTCGATGGAATAGACGCAACGACGGGCGCTGAAAGAGAAATTGCGAAGCCCAAAGTGCAGATCGCGCAGCCGACCTGGTCGCCCGATGGAAAGCAGATCGCCTTCATCGGCGGTCTGATGAGCGATCAGGGGTCCACCGGCGGCGACATCTACACGGTTCCGGCGACTGGTGGCGTGGCACGCGACATCACGCCCAGCATAACCGTCTCGGCTGGCGCGTTCAGATGGCGGAGTCCGGAGTCGATTCTTGCGACGATGTGGTCACACGGCGGCTCCGAGATCGCAACCGTCGATGCACGCACGGGCGCCGTGGCTGCATTGTGGTCCGCCGATGAAGCAATCGCCGCCGGAAGGGTAAGAGGTCTTCCAGTCATTTCTGCGACTTCCAATGGATCGACCGTCGCACTCGTACGCGAGTCGTTGAGCACGCCGCCGGAGATCTGGGTCGGGCCGATCGGCCACTGGACGCAGATCACGCACGTCAATACCGGTGTAACCCCGTCCTGGGGCAAGTCCGCGAGCGTCCACTGGCGCAGCGACAGGTTCGACGTACAGGGACTCCTCATCTACCCACGCGATTTCGACGCGAGCAAGCACTACCCGATGATCGTGTACATCCACGGTGGACCGTCCTCGGCTTTTGCGCCGACATTCATCGATGCATCCGCCGAACAGGCTGTACTGTCGCGGGCGGGCTACTTCGTGTTCATGCCAAATCCGCGCGGAAGTTACGGCCAGGGCGAAGCGTTCACGAAGGCGAACGTGAAGGATTTTGGATACGGTGATCTCCGTGACGTGATGGCCGGCGTCGACACTGTGATCGCCCGTTATCCGGTAGATGCAAAGCGGCTTGGCGTTACCGGCTGGAGCTACGGTGGCTTCATGACCATGTGGACGGTGACGCAGACTACTCGCTTCAAGGCAGCCGTCGCAGGCGCGGGTATTTCGAACTGGCTGAGCTATACCGGCGAGAACCAGATCAGCGAGTGGATGGTCCCTTTCTTTGGCGCTACCGCGTACGAAGATCCGGCAGTATACGCAAAGAGCTCGCCGATCAATTTCATCTCGCACGCGAAGACTCCGACGTTGATCATCGTCGGCGAGCGCGATGCGGAGTGCCCTTCACCGCAATCGTTCGAGTTCTGGCGCGGACTGCAGCATGTCGGCGTGAAGACGCAGCTCGTTGTGTACCCCGACGAAGGACATCACTTCGCCAATCCGGTGCATCAACGTGACATGCTCAACCGATCGGTCGCCTGGTTCAACCAGTACCTGAAATAG